The following is a genomic window from Pseudomonas lurida.
CTGGCGCCTGCTCAACCTGATCGGCTTTGTCGGCACCTTTGGTATCGGTTTCGCCTGGGGCCTGCGCTCCTACACGCCGGAACTGCTGTGGAGTACCGAGCCGTTCCTGATTCTGTTTTTCCTGATGTACCTGGCCATCGGCCTGTTGTTCGCCCGGCGCAAGTTGCGGGAGATGAAGGACGCGCCCGAGGACAGCAGCCGTGAAGCGCTGCTGCGCTGGTCAGCGGCCAAGGGCGATTATGTCGACGGCAGCATGCTGTTCGGCCCGCCGCTGGTGGGTTTCGGCCTGCAGTTCGCAGTGGTGCAGCACCTGGAGTTTGCAGCCGCGTTCAGCGCCTTGGGCCTGGGTATCCTCTACATGGGCCTGGCCCGGCTATTGAGCGGCGGGCGTGCCTTGCTGCTCGCGGAAACCTGCCTGGCCCTGGGGGTGATCTTTGCCAGCCTGGCGATTCCCCTGGGCCTGGATGCGCGTTGGACTGCGTCGGCCTGGGCGGTGGAAGGTGCGGGCATCTTCTGGCTCGGCCTGCGTCAGCAGCGACCGTTGGCGCGGGCCTTTGGCGTGCTGCTGCAAGTCGGCTCGGCGCTGGCATTCCTCAGCGAGTTGCGTGTCGCAGAGCGCACCTTGCTCGACGGTGCGCCCTTGGGGGCGTTGCTGTTGGGGGCGGCGTTGCTGTTCAGCTTTGATCAACTGCGCAAGGCGACGACCGAGCAGGCGGCAGACTGGGAACGCAAAGGCCTGCCGGTACTGGCGAGCCTTGGCTTGAGCTTTTTGTACCTGCTCGCGCCGTTGTGGCTGAATACCCAAGGCACCGCGCTCAGTTGGGCAATCGCCGGCCTGGTAACGCTGTTCATCGGCTTGCGCATCGGCTCGCGGACCTTCCTGTTCACTGCGTTCGCCGTGCAATTGCTGGGCGGCGCGTTGTTCCTGCTGCAACTGCAGGGTGGCGACGGGACGGCGGTGTTCAGCGCGGGCTGGAGTGGTTTGTTGAGCGCTTCACTGATCGGCCTGGCGTTGATCGGCGGCATGCTGTTGGCTGCACAAGACGACGGGGTGCGCAGTGATGTCCGGCTGCTGCGCGGGCTGTCGGTGGTGCTGCTGGCTGGACTTGTACTGATCAACCTGGCGGTGCTGTTCGTGCTGCCGTGGGAAAGCGCCAGCGGCGTATGGGCGGCCAGTGGTTTGTTGATCATCTGGCTGAGCTTGTACCTGCAACAACGCGTCGGTTTCGTATTTGGTTTGTTACTGCAATTGGTGGGTGGCGCCTCGTTCCTGCTGGCGGTGCCGGAGTTGCTCGGGCCGTTGACCAGCGAGGGCTTGCGCCCGCTGGCCCATAGCGGTTTCTGGACGCCGCTGGTATTGGGCCTGGCCGCACTCGTGGGTGCCTGGCGCTTGCAGCGTGAACCCCACCCACCGATGTTTGCCGTGTTGAAGTTGCAACGCCTGTCCGACCTGCTGTTGATGTGGGGCGCCGCGTGGTGGACGTTGGCGCTGGTCGGTGAAGTGTTGCGGTTTATCCCGCAGGAATTGCAGGGGGCGTTCCTGTTGGGCAGCGCGGCGATCAGCGTTGCGATCTGGACGCTGCTGGCTTCGCGCCTGAAATGGGTGTCTCTGGGTGTGCTGTGCACGATGCTGATGCCAGCGGCGGGCGTGGTGTTGCTGGTGTGCGCGCATACCTATTACCACCCGGGGGCGGACTACGGCTGGCTGGCGTGGTCGGCGGTGTTCGTGGTGCATTTCATCTCGCTGCGACGTCTGGCGGCGATTGTCCCTGCCAAGGCGCTGAGTGTCGCTCACGTGCTGGGCTGCTGGATGCTGGTCGGCATGCTGGCGCTGGAGCTGCGTTACGGTTTGCTGAGGTTGTCTGCCGAGTACAACGCCTGGCGCTGGCTGGGCTGGGCAATCTTGCCAAGCCTCTATCTCGTGCTGGCTGCCACGCCGCGCCAATGGCCTTGGCCGGTGTCGGCGTATCCAAGGGAGTACCGAGTGTTGGCGGCAGTGCCATTGGCGGTGCTGATGCTCGGTTGGTTCTGGCTGGCGAACGGCTTCAGCGATGGCACGGCCAAGCCGCTGCCCTATCTGCCACTGATTAACCCGCTGGACCTGGGTTTGCTGTTCGCGCTGCTGGGTGTGTATTGGTGCGCGCGAAGTGTGGCGCCGCTGCGCGGACCGCGTGTCGAGTTGATCGCCCAAGGTATGGTGGGTGTTTCGCTGTTTGCCTTCTTTACCGCGCTGGTGATGCGAACCGCCCACCATTGGGGCGGCGTGCCGTTTCAACTGGATGCGTTGCTCGACTCCATGCGGGTACAGGCCGGCCTGTCGATCGTGTGGACGCTGATTGCCCTCGGCCTGATGATCGGCGGTCACCTGCGCCATCGCCGCGAAGTGTGGCTGATCGGCGCGGCGCTGATTGCCGTGGTGGTGGCCAAACTGTTCTTTGTCGAACTGAGCAACCGTGGCGGCCTGGCGCGGATCGTGTCGTTTATTGGCGTGGGTGGGTTGTTGCTGGTGGTGGGCTACTTCGCACCGCTGCCGCCCAAACGCGCAGAACCGGGGTCGGAAACTCAAGGAGCATCCTCTTGATCGGTAAGTTGAGCGTGGCTGTGCTGGGCGTGTGTACGACCTTGTCCGTGTGGGCGCAGGAAACGCCCGCCGATTTCACCATCCACGTGCCACTGAGTGTCAGCGGCAGCGGCCCTTGGTACCGCCTGGAGCTGCCGCTGGCCGTGCAATTGAGCGCGCGCCAGGCCGATCTCGGCGACGTGCGCGTGTTCAACGCCGCCGGAGAGCCCCAGGCCTACGCGTTGTCGCGCCAAACCGCGCAGCGCACTGAGAGCCGCACCGTCACCGACGTGAAGTGGTTCCCACTGTACGCCGCCGATACCCAGCAAGCCTTGCCCGACGTGGTGATGAAAGCCACCACGGCAGGCACCCTGGTTGAAATAAAACCGTCCAGCGCTCCCAAGCCCGGCAAACAAGTGCTGCGTGGCTGGGTGTTGGACGCCAGTGCAATCAAGGCCCCGCTGCAGCAACTGAGCCTGGACTGGAGCCGCGAGCAAGAGGGTTTCCAGCGTTTCAGCATTGAAGCCAGTGATGACTTGCAGCACTGGCGAGCCTGGGGAGATGGTCAGGTGGCGCGCCTGTCATTTGCCGATGAGCGGGTCGAGCAGCATGACGTGAGCCTGCCTGGGCAATCGGCGCGTTACCTGCGGCTGGTATGGCAGGGCCAGGCGGCGCCGTTGCTGACGTCGGCCCAGTTGGAGAGCGCCACCAGCAGCAACCTGCCGATGCCGTTGGTGTGGTCGCAAGCGTTGGCGGGGGAGCGGCTCAAGGCGGGAGAGTACAGCTGGCAATTGCCGGCGGGGCTGAATGTCGAACGTTTGCGGGTCGAGTTGACGCAGCCCAACACGTTGGCGCCGGTGACGTTGTCGGGCCGAAGTGACATCAAGCAAACGTGGCAGCCGTTGAGCAATGGCCTGCTGTACCGCCTGAGCCAGAACGGCAAGGACGTGGTGCAGGATGAATTGCAGTTGCCCGGCCAGACGGTTGCCCAGTTGAAGTTGCAGGTGGATGAGCGGGGCGGCGGCCTGGGCGTCGAAACTCCCGCGTTGCGTGTTGCCGTGCGTGCCACGCAGTTGGTTTTCCTGGCGCGTGGGGAGCCGCCGTTTACCCTGGCGCTGGGGAATGCTTCCGTGAAAGGGGCGAACCTGCCGCTGTCGACGCTGATCCCCGATGACAGTCCCGAGCGTCTGAAGACGTTGGGGCAGGCCACGTTGGCGGGGGAAATCGCGGTCAAGCCGCCAACGATTGCCGCATTGCCCGAAGCCGGCACCGACTGGAAGAAACTCGGCCTGTGGGCCGTGTTGCTGCTTGGCGTGGCGGCACTGGGCGCCATGGCCTACAGTTTGCTGCGCAAGCCACCGGTGGCACGTTAAATAAAGTCCATGAACTCTATTGGGTTTAAATCCTCTGATAGGAGGAAATACGCCCCGACTCGCGTTAAACTGCGCGGGTTTTTAGCCCCCCATTTTCCGGAGCCTTCCATGTCCCGCGTTACCCTGAGTCGCTATTTGATCGAGCAGACCCGCAGCAACAACACGCCTGCCGATCTGCGCTTCCTTATCGAAGTGGTGGCGCGTGCTTGCAAGGAAATCAGCCACGCCGTCTCCAAAGGCGCGCTGGGTGGTGTCCTGGGCAGCATGGGCACTGAAAACGTCCAAGGCGAAGTGCAGAAGAAACTCGACGTGCTCTCCAACGAGATCCTGCTGGAAGCCAACGAATGGGGTGGTCACCTGGCCGGCATGGCGTCCGAAGAAATGGACAATGCCTACCAGATCCCAGGCAAGTACCCGAAAGGCGCCTACCTGCTGGTATTCGACCCACTGGACGGCTCGTCCAACATCGACATCAACGCACCGGTCGGCACCATCTTCTCGGTGCTGCGTTGCCCTAACGAATACCTGAGCCAGAACGAAGCCCTGAACGAAAAGGCCTTCCTGCAGCCAGGCACCGAGCAGGTCGCTGCCGGCTACGCGATCTACGGCCCGCAGACCATGCTGGTGCTGACCCTGGGCGACGGCGTCAAGGGCTTCACCCTGGACCGCGAAATGGGCAGCTTCGTCCTGACCCACGAAGACATCTCCATTCCTGCTTCCACCCAGGAATTCGCGATCAACATGTCCAACCAGCGCCACTGGGAAGAGCCGGTCAAGCGCTACGTCAACGAGCTGATGGAAGGCGAAGAAGGCCCGTTGAAGAAAAACTTCAACATGCGCTGGGTAGCCGCGATGGTCGCCGACGTGCACCGTATCCTCACCCGTGGCGGCCTGTTCATGTACCCACGCGACAGCCGCGAGCCGTCCAAGCCAGGCAAATTGCGCCTGATGTACGAAGCCAACCCGATGTCCTTCCTGGTTGAGCAGGCGGGCGGTGCGTCCACCGACGGCCACCAGCGCATCCTCGACATCCAGCCTGAAGGCCTGCACCAGCGCGTGGCCGTATTCCTGGGTTCGAAGGAAGAAGTTGAGCGTGTGACGGCCTACCACAAGAAGTAAGTCTTTGCGATAAGTGACCGGTGTTGTTGTGAGCCGGTTCACCCTTGAAGAAGCCCCGAAACGTTTCAGCGTTTTCGGGGCTTTTTTGTTTTCACTCGTCGGGAACCAGACACCTATTTTTCCTTCTAAGCTTCTGGCAGATACCCAAGCTGCTTCGTCCCTCCAGGAGTTTTTCCATGTCGTTACGCCGTCTCGCTTTGCTGGCTTTTTGCGTGCTGTTGGCCGCTTGCAGCAAGGTCAACCAAGAAAACTACGCGAAGCTATCGGCTGGCATGGCCAAGGCAGAGGTGGAGTCGTTGTTGGGTAAGCCGACCGATTGTTCCGGCGCGCTGGGCATGTCCAGCTGCACCTGGGGCGATAAAAACAGCTTTATCAGCGTTCAATATGCCGGTGACAAGGTTCTGATGTTTTCCGGGCAAGGCCTGAAGTAAACCGGGGCGCAAGCCTGCGGGAGAAGAAGAATGATGCGTTTTGTTTTGTTCCTTTGCGCCAGCCTGTTTTTGGCGGGGTGCGCCAGCCATTCTGGCGACGATCTGCAACCCAAGACAGCGAGCAACGTCAACCTCAAGCGTTACCAGGGGACCTGGTATGAGTTGGCCCGATTGCCGATGTACTTCCAGCGCAACTGCGCGCAGTCCGAAGCCCGCTACACCCTGCTGCCCGATGGCGACATGTCGGTGTTCAACCGTTGCCTGACCACCGAATGGAAGTGGGAAGAAGCCAAGGGCACAGCCACCCCGCAAGTGCCGGGCAAGACCGACAAGCTCTGGGTGGAATTCAATAACTGGTTCACCGCCCTGTTGCCGGGCGTTGCCAAGGGCGATTACTGGGTGCTGTATGTCAGCGATGACTACAAGACCGCGATTGTCGGTAGCCCGAGCCGGCGTTACATGTGGATTCTGTCGCGCACGCCGACGGTCAGTGCGGACACCCGTGAAGACCTGCTGAGCAGGGCCCGGCAACAGGGGTATGACACCACACGGTTGATCTGGCGTACGTCGGACAAGCAGATGGCGAAGACCTCTCAATAAACCTGGGTCACCGCCGATCAAAAAATGTGGGCGCTGGCTTGCCTGCGATAGCATCACCGAGGTGTAACTGAAACCCCTCGGTGCCTGTATCGCAGGCAAGCCAGCGCCCACATTTGTTATGTGTCGCGAGTTAGCCCAATAGATCTCTCAAGACATGCGTAAAGGCCCGGCTGCTTTCTTCTTCACCGGCATGACGCCCGTCGCGCACTACCCACTTGCCGTTGACCAGCACATCACGCACCTGCCGGTCACCGCCCGCGAACAGCCAGCGATTGAGAATCCCATCCT
Proteins encoded in this region:
- a CDS encoding DUF2339 domain-containing protein, whose translation is MQWIFMLIGLVLGWTLDESFSGAGIGALLGLGIGQAIRLTKLAAQAEQQARQLETTQKSLIALGERLRQLEVPAATSSVIIEPPIPEPTPVTQAPELVWELPAELDPVKPVAEASQPLPEDVWAPAPTPRVQAPAIPRGPNLIERAINGARNWLFGGNTVLRVGVVLLFLGLAFLLRYATEGMVVPIEVRYAGVAAAALGLLGLGWWLRLRNSNYGLMLQGTGIAVLYLTVFAAMRLHPLIDPSAALGLLVAVTVFSAILAITQDALGLACAAALGGFAAPILASTGAGNSVALFSYFALLNAGILAIAWFKAWRLLNLIGFVGTFGIGFAWGLRSYTPELLWSTEPFLILFFLMYLAIGLLFARRKLREMKDAPEDSSREALLRWSAAKGDYVDGSMLFGPPLVGFGLQFAVVQHLEFAAAFSALGLGILYMGLARLLSGGRALLLAETCLALGVIFASLAIPLGLDARWTASAWAVEGAGIFWLGLRQQRPLARAFGVLLQVGSALAFLSELRVAERTLLDGAPLGALLLGAALLFSFDQLRKATTEQAADWERKGLPVLASLGLSFLYLLAPLWLNTQGTALSWAIAGLVTLFIGLRIGSRTFLFTAFAVQLLGGALFLLQLQGGDGTAVFSAGWSGLLSASLIGLALIGGMLLAAQDDGVRSDVRLLRGLSVVLLAGLVLINLAVLFVLPWESASGVWAASGLLIIWLSLYLQQRVGFVFGLLLQLVGGASFLLAVPELLGPLTSEGLRPLAHSGFWTPLVLGLAALVGAWRLQREPHPPMFAVLKLQRLSDLLLMWGAAWWTLALVGEVLRFIPQELQGAFLLGSAAISVAIWTLLASRLKWVSLGVLCTMLMPAAGVVLLVCAHTYYHPGADYGWLAWSAVFVVHFISLRRLAAIVPAKALSVAHVLGCWMLVGMLALELRYGLLRLSAEYNAWRWLGWAILPSLYLVLAATPRQWPWPVSAYPREYRVLAAVPLAVLMLGWFWLANGFSDGTAKPLPYLPLINPLDLGLLFALLGVYWCARSVAPLRGPRVELIAQGMVGVSLFAFFTALVMRTAHHWGGVPFQLDALLDSMRVQAGLSIVWTLIALGLMIGGHLRHRREVWLIGAALIAVVVAKLFFVELSNRGGLARIVSFIGVGGLLLVVGYFAPLPPKRAEPGSETQGASS
- a CDS encoding DUF3999 domain-containing protein, producing MGKLSVAVLGVCTTLSVWAQETPADFTIHVPLSVSGSGPWYRLELPLAVQLSARQADLGDVRVFNAAGEPQAYALSRQTAQRTESRTVTDVKWFPLYAADTQQALPDVVMKATTAGTLVEIKPSSAPKPGKQVLRGWVLDASAIKAPLQQLSLDWSREQEGFQRFSIEASDDLQHWRAWGDGQVARLSFADERVEQHDVSLPGQSARYLRLVWQGQAAPLLTSAQLESATSSNLPMPLVWSQALAGERLKAGEYSWQLPAGLNVERLRVELTQPNTLAPVTLSGRSDIKQTWQPLSNGLLYRLSQNGKDVVQDELQLPGQTVAQLKLQVDERGGGLGVETPALRVAVRATQLVFLARGEPPFTLALGNASVKGANLPLSTLIPDDSPERLKTLGQATLAGEIAVKPPTIAALPEAGTDWKKLGLWAVLLLGVAALGAMAYSLLRKPPVAR
- a CDS encoding class 1 fructose-bisphosphatase; the protein is MSRVTLSRYLIEQTRSNNTPADLRFLIEVVARACKEISHAVSKGALGGVLGSMGTENVQGEVQKKLDVLSNEILLEANEWGGHLAGMASEEMDNAYQIPGKYPKGAYLLVFDPLDGSSNIDINAPVGTIFSVLRCPNEYLSQNEALNEKAFLQPGTEQVAAGYAIYGPQTMLVLTLGDGVKGFTLDREMGSFVLTHEDISIPASTQEFAINMSNQRHWEEPVKRYVNELMEGEEGPLKKNFNMRWVAAMVADVHRILTRGGLFMYPRDSREPSKPGKLRLMYEANPMSFLVEQAGGASTDGHQRILDIQPEGLHQRVAVFLGSKEEVERVTAYHKK
- a CDS encoding lipocalin family protein — protein: MMRFVLFLCASLFLAGCASHSGDDLQPKTASNVNLKRYQGTWYELARLPMYFQRNCAQSEARYTLLPDGDMSVFNRCLTTEWKWEEAKGTATPQVPGKTDKLWVEFNNWFTALLPGVAKGDYWVLYVSDDYKTAIVGSPSRRYMWILSRTPTVSADTREDLLSRARQQGYDTTRLIWRTSDKQMAKTSQ